From a single Pseudomonas sp. A34-9 genomic region:
- a CDS encoding polysaccharide biosynthesis C-terminal domain-containing protein, with the protein MIFRLLLRGGALGAKFLLVLAITHYLGYEALGFYGVVVAASLIASKFYSVGFSSEINRLISVGGSSRRVVDKVLLLYLAVGLLLSVATVLIYSLFQAVEATTALILCVTLVLLTEHLSFEINSFVFSAQKATAGALLFFIKTGLWAVLAVGGMMLDWVSGIASVLWLWVAANVLVIIAGYLIVVNVHKGRVAGTLATATVWKAGLPFYLGTGLIALSQYAERFLIIDLEPYASLGKYVYAWSAANTLQALSYAVVAVVGIPVLAKRFQADQQAFTVKQLFVNKWVMRSLVVSAAVAVAIYLFFNVVLDYVATSVPRPDNAILAVLIFSFALRAIGDIVWGGLIASKNSRVSLASAAICLLVSVPVSWLLIKHYSIYGAAWGNVFAIIVQLLVIAVLTRATAGKKAALSWA; encoded by the coding sequence ATGATATTTCGGCTGCTGCTTCGCGGCGGAGCGTTAGGCGCGAAGTTTTTGCTGGTGTTGGCGATCACCCATTACCTCGGTTATGAGGCGCTGGGCTTTTACGGCGTGGTGGTCGCGGCATCGTTGATCGCCTCCAAGTTCTACAGCGTCGGCTTCAGTTCCGAAATCAATCGACTGATCAGCGTCGGCGGCAGTTCGCGCCGCGTGGTCGACAAAGTCCTGCTGCTGTATCTGGCGGTGGGGCTGTTGCTGTCGGTCGCGACGGTGCTGATTTATTCGCTGTTCCAGGCGGTTGAGGCGACCACGGCACTGATCCTTTGCGTGACCCTGGTGCTGCTCACCGAACACCTGTCGTTCGAGATCAATTCGTTCGTGTTTTCCGCGCAGAAAGCCACGGCGGGCGCATTGCTGTTCTTCATCAAGACCGGTCTGTGGGCGGTGTTGGCGGTGGGCGGGATGATGCTTGACTGGGTCTCGGGAATCGCCAGTGTATTGTGGCTGTGGGTGGCCGCCAACGTGCTGGTGATCATCGCCGGTTACTTGATCGTGGTGAACGTGCACAAGGGCCGGGTCGCCGGCACCTTGGCCACGGCCACGGTGTGGAAGGCCGGGTTGCCGTTTTACCTCGGCACCGGGTTGATCGCGCTGAGTCAGTACGCCGAGCGTTTCTTGATCATTGACCTGGAGCCCTACGCCAGTCTCGGTAAGTACGTCTACGCGTGGTCGGCGGCGAACACCTTGCAGGCGTTGTCGTACGCGGTGGTCGCGGTGGTCGGGATTCCGGTGCTGGCCAAGCGTTTTCAGGCGGATCAGCAGGCGTTCACGGTCAAGCAGTTGTTCGTCAACAAGTGGGTCATGCGTTCGCTTGTCGTGTCGGCGGCGGTGGCGGTGGCGATTTATCTGTTCTTCAACGTGGTGCTCGATTACGTCGCCACCAGTGTGCCGCGTCCAGACAACGCAATCCTTGCTGTGCTGATTTTTTCCTTCGCTTTGCGCGCGATTGGCGACATTGTCTGGGGCGGTCTGATTGCTTCGAAAAACAGTCGCGTATCACTCGCCAGTGCCGCGATCTGCCTGTTGGTTTCGGTGCCGGTCAGTTGGCTGCTGATCAAGCACTATTCGATCTACGGCGCGGCGTGGGGCAACGTCTTCGCGATCATCGTGCAACTGCTGGTGATTGCAGTGCTGACCCGCGCAACGGCCGGGAAAAAGGCCGCATTGTCATGGGCCTGA
- a CDS encoding polysaccharide pyruvyl transferase family protein: protein MNVTILHGYSASNSGDGLLVDLAIALVQRNFGEDTAISVVASDPDSFSYLPHPRFDAPVMAAKGLGRVKQAVFLNQSYAGLADLLKKTDLIVGVGGGYMRSKSAFEHIKLKLGHAKQLETAILSKVPSVYLPQSIGPFHGESSKIVEHYASADAVFVRDNRSSAIFDACANVYRAPDLAVQSLASKILQQAKFTRCASSPATVCVVLRKPPEWSKEKKVAYVANLKLLLQRLKNKSKVVCAVQSAVRGNDDGAFYRELGITEDLLSLKATIAKYQPDLVISVRLHGAIESLLSGVPAYHISYERKGFGAYQDMGVEDWVINGGDINVDTIIDTVYAPNALSNFGKRLTDTCREIEAKTVAMDDIIKGVIR from the coding sequence ATGAACGTAACGATTTTGCATGGCTACAGTGCGTCCAACTCCGGTGACGGCTTGCTCGTCGATCTGGCCATTGCCCTGGTGCAGCGCAACTTTGGCGAAGACACCGCGATCAGCGTGGTGGCTTCCGATCCGGATTCTTTCAGCTACTTGCCGCACCCGCGTTTCGACGCACCGGTGATGGCGGCCAAGGGTTTGGGCCGGGTCAAGCAAGCGGTGTTCCTCAATCAGTCCTACGCGGGGCTGGCGGATCTGTTGAAGAAAACCGATCTGATTGTCGGTGTCGGCGGCGGCTACATGCGCTCGAAAAGCGCCTTCGAACACATCAAGCTGAAACTCGGCCACGCCAAGCAACTGGAAACCGCGATCCTCAGCAAAGTGCCGTCGGTGTACCTGCCGCAAAGCATCGGCCCGTTCCACGGCGAGAGCAGCAAGATCGTCGAGCATTACGCCAGCGCTGACGCAGTGTTCGTGCGCGACAATCGTTCTTCGGCGATTTTCGACGCCTGTGCAAACGTCTACCGCGCGCCGGATCTGGCGGTGCAGTCGTTGGCGAGCAAAATTCTCCAGCAAGCGAAGTTCACCCGTTGCGCATCTTCGCCGGCCACGGTCTGCGTGGTACTGCGCAAGCCGCCGGAGTGGAGCAAAGAGAAGAAAGTCGCTTACGTGGCCAACCTGAAGTTGCTGCTGCAGCGCCTGAAGAACAAAAGCAAAGTGGTCTGTGCGGTACAGAGCGCTGTGCGTGGCAACGACGACGGCGCGTTCTATCGCGAACTGGGCATCACCGAAGATTTGTTGTCGTTGAAGGCGACGATTGCCAAATATCAACCGGACCTGGTGATTTCCGTACGCTTGCACGGCGCCATCGAATCGCTGCTCTCGGGGGTGCCGGCGTACCACATCAGCTATGAGCGCAAAGGCTTTGGCGCCTATCAGGACATGGGCGTCGAGGACTGGGTGATCAACGGCGGCGACATCAATGTCGACACCATCATCGACACGGTTTACGCGCCAAATGCGCTGTCGAATTTCGGCAAGCGCCTGACGGATACCTGCCGTGAAATCGAAGCAAAAACCGTGGCCATGGACGACATCATCAAGGGTGTCATTCGATGA